One Aegilops tauschii subsp. strangulata cultivar AL8/78 chromosome 2, Aet v6.0, whole genome shotgun sequence genomic window, gttgagacatttattttgggacggagggagtattagagTGCTGCAATGCGATTGAGATAACTAGCTAGCCCTAAGGTTTGCTTGCACGGCCGCGCCACGTTGCCGGCGGCGAGAGGTGGACAGGTGGACAGGCCTTTTGGCAGTTTCATGTGAGCAATCCGAACAAAAACAGACACTACATGTTGATTAGGAACTCCTGCTCGTGCTCATGGCGAATAAAACAGGACATGCAACGGCGAGCATGCATGTATGCCAGAATCTGAACCTCTTCTCCTCTCCTGTAGGTCGACCAGGTGACTTGACTGGCCGAATAAGATTCAGATCCACACACCGGCCATGTATATTGTTATCCGCCTATCCGGCTTCAGAGGTCGAGCAAACGCGGCGGCGCCACGTAGTGAGGTAATCTGGTGGAGGAGCACAAAAAGAAAGTGTTCGTCGCACAAGAGACATGCAGAGTTCGTTGGTTTTTACATGCCTGTGCATGCAGATACTGCTCATTCTCACTTCCTCGGCCCAAATCTTGCTGCCGGGGATTTCCTTTTGTTGGTGACTTTAGCGCGCGGGACGTTTTCGCGCGCTCCAGCGGAGGCGGAAAACTTGAGTATGCGGGAAACGAttgcgcgcgcgggaaaaagcgggaGGTCGCGCGTTAGATTTGGCACACCGCTTCCGGCACGCGCTATAAATTGCTGCGCCCGCCATGCGGCCTCCCATCGCCATCCACATTGCCACGCGTTCTCTCCCTGCTTCCTCTGCCGCTTCCTCGCCCCACCACCGacgcgccaccatgccgtcgcGCCACCTGGGATCTTCGGGCTACCGTGGCGTCCGTGAGCGCCCCTCCGGCGCCTTCTACGCCGAGATTCGGTCcggcgacgtccgcctcggcCTCGACACGTTCGAGACCGCGCACGAGGCCGCACGcacgtacgacgcggcggcgtggcgcctccagAGGCCTCGCCAACAGATGAACTTCCAGGACGTCTGGACGTGCGAGCAGGCGCAGGCCCTCGCCCCTCCGCCGCGGCTAATAACTGACGCTGACCGTCAGGAACACCGTCGGCGTCGgcggcagcgccgcctcctcatcgCCAAGGCGGACGAGCGAGCCATGGCGGAGTGACGCCGGTGCCACCCGGAGGACGAGAACGCCTTCTGGGCGGAGAGGAGGGCAGGGCGGCGCGTGGAACGGAGCGGCATCATTCTTCTCTAGCGGCGATGAGTGGTGGGAAGATGCGTGGCTTGATACGTCGGACGACACAAGCGAGGAGGAGGACAACGACTCGGAGTAGTTTCTAGTTGCGCCTTAGTTTTTGCCTCGGATTATCTATGTATCGCCTTTTTTATCTATGTATCGCTTTTTTTATCTATgtctttatttgttttgtgtgcATAGCGCAGTTTTTTTTGCAGTGCCTGCTGGAGCGGCTTGCGCGCGCTATAATTTGCAGCGGCCGTTGGAGCAAGCGCTCCTCGCCCGCAAAAACTTACGAACAACACGCTGCAAACGTTTTTTTAGCGTGCCGCGCgtggctgttggagatgctctaagagcaactctagcagaccccgcatttTGCCGAACTGTAAAATGTGTTTGCAGGTCGCACGGGGGCGGTTATGTAGGCCGAAATTTGCGGCGGCAGACTAGAAACCGCAAACAAACCCCCTAAATTTTAAAAAAAGTTGTTTCACGCGAGAAATTTAAGCAACAGCTCGCCGGAGCTTGCTCGCATAGATGGTTCTTCTTCGCATATAAGTTCATACAAGCCACATACATACATAGAGGTTAGATATGCTAGACAGGGCCTACGCTACCGCACCACTGCAACAAAATTGAGCTCACCGGAGCTCCTGCGGTAGCTGCCCGCCGGCGAAGATCAGTCGGAGTCGGGGTCGAGGTCGACGAAGAGCTTCGCCTGCTCCTCCTTCATCACGCGCAGGTCGGCCTCCTTCGATGCGTGTACCAGCGATGCCGTGAGGCCCGTCTCGAGGAAGAGCCGCTCGTACTCGAGCTCGCGCCGGATGCGCTCTTCCATCTCCTCCTGATCCCTCGCCGACCGCTCGAGGACGACGCGCTCGAGGAGCTCCTCCTGCCCCGGTGGGAGGTAGTCCTCGGGTCCGATGACGCCTCGGCGTAGCGGCGCATCGGGCACGGCCTCCTCCGGCTCCCTCTTCACCGGAACGAGCCGCGAGCTCGATGCGCCCGCGGACCCGTGGCCGGATGAGCTCCCCGCGGACCAGTTGCcggaggaggcgcggcggcgacgggcgcgctcgagctcgaactcGTCAAGCTCGCGCTGGTCGAATGCCGGCGGCTGCCGGGCACCCTGATTGAGCCACCGACGCGCCCCTCGCTTGAGCGCGACGTCAGatctggcgcggcggcggcgctccgccTCATCCCCCGAGTCGACCATGGTGGTTCaaggctcgccggcggcgagaaatCGAGCGGCGCGGTGGGGAATCGGAGGGAAACGCGGCGGCGGGAGGATAGGGTTTCGACCCGCATCTGCCCCGCAAACCCGCAGTTATAGTGGCTCGGGGGTTGCGTTTGCGGGCCGTGGCAAAAAAATTTACGGGCCGGACACCGATGCGGGCTCTGGTCTGACCAGAAAAATGGGTCGATCCCGTATAATCACCGGAATTTGCGGGTTTGCgccggatgcggggtctgctagagttgctctaacgCGGCTCCATGTCTTGTCTCCTCTTCTGAGGCGATTTATAAAACAGCACAAACCAACACGCGTGTGTGTCAGGCGACAAAACCTCCTGCAGGGCACCCAGGTAACCGTTTCAGCCGCCGAGCACTCCCAAACACACCGACCATCGTCTCCCGCCGATCGGACCAGCAAACTGGCAATCAGCACGTAGCGGAGAAACAAGCTAGGTGCACTTATAAGCTCATGATTCCACCGTATATATCCGCTTGGATTAAAATTTGGCGCCGCATCCAGCGACAGCAACCTAACTGTGCTCGTGCGCACCACGTCTCAGCTAGCTTGTCGACCGGCGGGTACGTACATAACGTACGTGTCACGGGCGCGGGCCGTCGCACATGCGGGAATCTGCGCGGCGGCGGCAACGACGGTGGCATCCTGTGGCCTCATCGACTATTCCAACCCAACTCCCCCTTCCGGCCCCGGCCGGGATCACATCATCTAATCACCAAATCTAACTCGCAATTAGTAGCGAATCAGCCTGTGGTTGAGATGGTTAGGTGGACAGTGGTATCCCCAacccaccagggttcaaatcctggtgctcgcattattcctggatttatttcaggatttccggcgatgcgctttcagtgggaggagacgttcccgtcgacgacgaggcgcctatggtggcttcgtaaatctcaagatgatatgccggctcagtctctcggaggtgctcataggggtagggtgtacgtgtgtgcgttcataggggtgagtgtatgcgcgtatatatgagcgcttgtgtctgtactaATGCTCAAAAAAAACTCGCAATTAGTACATGATCACTCACTGTTAGAAGGGagaaagagggattgttgcggaatatgatggatgtattattgagcctcgagggcgagtatatattgagtacaagACTTGGAGGCGGGTTTGACGACGCGAGTAGGGGTGCGCCGGGGAAAAGATGTTGTTGACGACGCACCACGGCGGGTTTGCCAAGCCCGGGGACACATCGTAGACGAAGGCACGCACCGGTGTTGCCAgaaccgggcatgcgtagacggacgaTGACGAAGTTGACGAAGTGCCGACCtggcttgccaggcccggggacacgtcctggatgaaggcacgcatcggtgttgccagcaccgggcatgcgtagatgagggacctgcacgagctgtacgccatgtcggagaagtcggaggggccagcagagaaggactcgacgacggttgcggcgccaatcggcgcggggccaatgtcgcccgcggttgtcggagtagatgaagcggtcggggtagatgacggcgacgctggcgacgagctggtgctggacgaagacgaagtGGGGTGGACGGGCTGCGGCGGCAGCTACGGAGGTAGCCGCggcggcggccaaagaagagcggtggcggcggctaggttaggagtgcgGCGGCGGTGATCAAAGTAGGCAAAGAACCctgacagcgtgacgaagaccggcgcggacggtggcgttcccgcgccaaggAAGACTGCGCGGTGCATACCACGGGAGGTCGACGCGCGGTGACGGCGgagtggaccgcgggccgcggcgctacAGCCCAAAGGGGCAACGCAGCGGCGGCaggcgggtcggggcgacggcggggaccgcgggccgtgacgctgcggcccgaaggggcgacacaacggcggttcgcgagtcggtgcaaccgcggggacggccttggggcggcggcggggaccgcgtATCGCGACACTACGGCCCGATGGAGCGACGCAACGGCGACGCACGAGTCGATGTAGCCGCGAGGAGAActacggggcggcggcgctacggcccgatggggcgacgcagcggcagcccgatcctcgatcggtggagaggcgcgctgaacccggggacgatcttcacgggacctgcggaggcgcgcgtaaccgacgggccaggtcggtcgcgcggcgtagatgaggcggatcgcggcggcgagCGGATGATCAAGCCGATCGCGCGCGACGTCAGGGACGCCACTCGGTGGAGGAgtggtggcggcggagtccgGGATGAGGCCGGCGACGACGGACGGTGGGGGACGTCTGCACCGGCACCCGGGCTACCAAAGCAGCGCCGACGCCCGGCAGCGAGGCCCGAGCGACCAACGGAGCAGCGGCGCCCGAGTTGAGGCGGCCGACGAGCCTGATGCAGCCGAGGACGAGGCCGGCGAGGTAGACCGCCGAGCCGCCGTgcagacgcggcggaggcggGTGACGTGGATCAATGGGCGGGCCGGCGCGCGACCGTCGGCTATGATTGGCCGACGCatggcgcgaggccgccgggtcgcGGCGATGCAGGTGTCCCGGTCGAAACAGGGCGGTGACGACCGGCGCAGGGCGACGGGCAAACCGACGCGTGGACGGCGGTTGGCCCGAACGGGCCGCCTCGGCGCGCGTGGCCGCTGGGTCGGAGGAGAGGCCGGCTGGTCGCGCCGGGGTCGGAGTAGAGGCGCACGGggatcgacggcggcggcgggcgacgcaaaccgatcaagaATAGATCGAAAAACCACAAAGAAAAACACCGATCAAAAAACGACCTGCGAGAGAGCGAAAAAACCCGGAGCAAGGGCTcgggaaaaagactctctagggcagccgacCAAGACggccggcggacgaaccctaggtacgggcggcgcggcccccggcggcggtcatggGGCCGACCGCCCCGGGGGGCGGTGCGCGGATGCGGAAGCGGCGACGGCTAGGGTTTTTGGATCGATTAGGCttataccatgttagaagggagaaaGATGGATTGTTACGGAATATGATGGATGTATTATTGAGCCTCAAGGGCgagtatatattgagtacaagACTTGGAAGGCAAGACGCCTCTCGTGAAGATAAGGTAGAAAACGGATTACAAATCCTAGACTACCAAATACGAGTATCCTAGATATATCTCTAACACTCACACCAGTGCATGTGCGCAAACAATGCGCCGGAGAGGGAGAGCGCGTACAGTGTGGTACTACAGTGTACCGGTAGTATACTGTATGTACATGGGCGAGGTCGACCGGCCGGCTGGGTGCATTGCACGCATCGGCATCGGTCTTTCAGGGTGCCTAGTTGTACTAGCCGTGACTGTCAAGTACTACAAGTACCGCTCCTTGCTATCAACTGCCTTGGTTGTCCTGACCCTAACCACCAAGTACAAGTACAAGGACTGCTCCTTATGATTGCCGCGTCACTCACAAACCCATGTTCTTCGGATTAGACCGCCGCCCAAGCTCTTCTAATTGCTCGATCGCTACATCCTACTACATGTTTATGGTACACAGCTCATCTGAAAGTGAAGGTGGTAGAGTATCATCAAACTGGCCGGCTTTAAGTCGTACGCAAACCTATATTATTATCATTACTTTTTTGCGGTGAAAGTCGTATTCAAATGTTGTACAGTACTACTTCCTCCATTCCAAATTAGTTGACTTAGATTTGTCTACATACGGATATATTTTTAATGTTAGATACATCCGAATCTAGATAAATCCAAATCAACTAATTTGAAGCGGAGGGAGTATATGTTGTGCTGCAGAGTCAGCCACATGCTCGCATATGCCACACCACGAcaagcatgcatgcatgtatcacatgagatggagtcaTCTTTTGCACTTACTCACCCACGGTCGCGGGGCAACCACTACGCTGCGCGCGTACGCTAATTTGGCGTGAGCAAAGCAGGGGACAAATTAAGCTCCTGCCGTATAGATCCTAGCTTATTATTGGCTTGGCTTGATTATAAGCCTACATACATGCACCAAATCATGTAAATTTCCTTCGTGTATTAACTTTTGTTCCGTTCCCACAGTAAAGTAATGCGAGATCAGAGAAGACGACCTCTCTGCTTTGTGAAGGCTCATAAAAAATGTCATAAAGGGGAGAAGAATATGGATATACAAGCACCGAAGCACGCTTAAATCATTTCGAAATTTCTGTCAAACAATAAGCTAGTTAAAGACTTGCATAATTATGAAAATCGTACCTTCTAGCTCATATCATGCATTGTTCAACCATACCCCACAAGGGCTGTTCACAACAAAATGGCTGAACAACTGAAAATAGTAATGTATACAAGGTTTTATGCCCAGTCGCTTCTTAATTAAAAACCAAAGGATATGCTTTTGCCTGGTCTGCAAACAAAAACTTACGGCCACGGAAAACTCACAAGAAATCCTAACATGATGTTCAAGTTTTATTTGTTGCATGCCACTCTGGGCCATTTTGGCTCATCCAACACATTGGTACGAGACGTACTTTCTCAGGAGAGGATAAATTTTGCTACGATTATCTGAGCACCCTGGTCGCAACAGAACAAGTTCATGAGTTAGTAGATGCAACCTGTATTAGTGACAATCTGGCATTACACAAGGACAAACTCGTACTACGTTGCTATGTGTCAAAACTAATCGTTTAAAAAAATAGACCAACCCAAGGGCTAACCCTCATTGCCATTTTTTTATAGGAGAAACTCCGTGAGCACCGCGCGTCCGAGCCGGGACTTGAATTCGGGTGGGCTGGCAACAACCCCAGCTGCCCAGCCAACGGGTCGACGCCCCGTCCTCAAAACTAATCGTTTAGATATTGTGTCCGGAGGCTAAGCCTGAAATGCGATACAGCGAGAAGTGCATCTAGAGAAAATGACACTCTGTCCTGACTCCTAAAGCAGGAACTCTGCTTTTTCATGCATGCACCGGTACACATTATAGAGTAATTAAAAATGTACTAGTATTTGTTTATTTTTCAATCAACAAAATATATTTGTTTCTGTTTGTGCTCTTTCTCTACGACTCTCCCTGCTTCGCTGCCTCTCCGACTCTCCTTTCTTATTCTTTCGGCACTTTATGTCAGATCCATGGATACTAATATCAGAAAATAAAGTTTGGAGCTTGGAAGCATATGATAACTACTGCAACTGTACAAACCATATATGTGTACTGGTTAAGGGTTTTGTGCCTGCAAATATATCTCCTTTTGTTTGATCTGGAAACTTTCGCTGAATCATTGGCCTGATTCAGAGAAAAAGATCCTTCAGACAAGAGGCCAAAAAAGAACTGGACGTGGCAAGCATACTGATGCCGTGGTGCTTAGTCAGGTACTGTCTGCTAGGTGGCGTACACGTCAAATTTTGATTCCCTCTCTTTTAGTGGTTCCTGTAATTATTGAAATTAAATAAAAACATAATGTGGCTGCTGGGATTCGAGCCCAGGTCTCCACGGCCACAACGTGGAATTCTCACCACTAAACTACAGCCACAATGTTGTTTAACTGTTAAATTTTAGCTTTACTGCCCCTCTCTCAGTTTACAGGGCGTGCGCGTATCCCTAGATCGtcaatttgaccaacctaatacaagtcatatattacaaaaaatataccaaTATAAACGTCAGATGTTCTATTTTCAAACGGTATAATTTTTGTATTATATAGTTTATATTATGGTGATAAAATTAACAACCTAGGTATACGCGTAGGAAATTGTAAactgagacggagggagtaacttcTAGTGATAAGACTTGATTAGCCTGTTCTGATTAGGGGTTTTAGGTTATCACATGAGTAGTTTTCTCTTTCCTGCAGTAGTTTGTAAGACTATGTGGTTTCTATTATATGAAATAGGAGGGAAGACCCTCTTaatttatattaaaaaaactTCCAGTGATGATAGGGCGATAAGCTATCCGATGTCGCTCCGTCCGTCCTGCTGGGCATTTAACAAAGTGTACATGGTTGTTTTCCATGCCGCCAGGGAAAAGGAGAATGAAATTTACGGGTGAAATTCATTTAAAACAAAACCGGCTGCACTGCAAAGCTATTCGTACAATCAAAGTTTGCCTTATACGTGATTATATTTATTTATTGATTTTTAGAACACGCAGAAGCATTGATAGAAGAAGAGGCAAAGAAGCCGGGTATAAACCTTTTGGCCATTACAACGACAATCATAAGGATTAGCAACCATGTCCTCAAAGCACACCCACCACACGTACTACGACACATGCTTGACCTAGACCAACCTCATTGTCAATGACGATGAGGCAAACCACAGAGCAATCAAGCCGCGTCACACCATCGCGGGAGACCTTAACAACAATACCAAGACCCAAGGACAACCCAGACCAACGTACCCTACCCAACGCACCAAGAGGAATTCAGCAAGTGGACggcaggtgtcggtgtcaaaaccggcggatctcgggtagggggtcccgaactgtgcgtctaaggccaatggtaacaggagacaggggacacgatgttcacccaggttcgagccctctctatggaggtaataccctacttcctgcttgattgatcttgatgaatatgagtattacaagagttgatctaccacgagatcgtaatggctaaaccctagaagtctagcttgtatgactatggtaatgagtatatctccTCCAGACTAACtcctcggtttatatagacaccgggaggatccagggttacacaaggtcggttacaaagaaaggaatctacatatttgatcgccaagcttgtcttccatgccaaggagagtcccatccggacacgggtgcagtcttcggtctttgtatcttcacagcccatcggtccggcccatggctaacaggccggacgccagaggaccccttagtccaggactcccttagtagcccccgaaccaggcttcaatgacgaggtgttcggcgcgcggattgtcttcggcattgcaaggcgggttcctcttcCGATGACCTCGAAGTGATGTATCCGGCCATCCATTTAATATcgcacccctcggcttctgtATATCAATAGCTTCGGCTTCCACGTGTCCAGCGAATGCGAGAGGTCAGGGTGTTTTCGTACATAACACCCTAGCCGAGCGAGGGATagtgtctatttaaagagattggatctcagatccattcgaCATCCCGCTGAAGAATCCTCAAAGATTGCCGGGAAAGAACACTCCAACATGTCTAGCATTCCCTGCTCCTCCTCCCATCCCTACGGCCCAGAAAAAGGCGGGTGGGAGAAGTGCTCCGTACCCCACAgtcagctggtggagctgcaaacacagggatttctccctcctgTGGATCTGGTCTCTGTTCGAGCAGGGCTGGCCTCCTTCAACGGCGAAACCCATGCGGAGGATTTCCCCAACCCATCCGAGGGGAATGAATATGTTTCGTCCCCTATCTGCTGAGGGGcatcggatttccaatccatccgttccttcgagggcttctggaatactatggcctccagctgcacaattttactcccgcctccatcctgcacattgcgggttatgtcgctttatgcgaactatttctgggttgtgaggcccattttgaactgtggagaaaaatattctgccttgtcccgcgcaaccacgagggatcaatatttgaagtgggcagGGCCGAAATTTGGGGTATTGCCAGTActggatacctatccggcacaccgaagaaagcgaccgaagagtggccttccgagtggttctacatcgaggacgtcgtacttccggacccagtccggagaggtcttcccgagttcacaagtgctcccttgaagaaacgccacagctggcgccctcggaatCCCGAGGAGtaagatagtgcggaagttcaCCAACTCCTGAGCAAGATAAGGATGCTCACCCAGTCCGGATATACGATAGTCGAAgtgatggcgacctccatagtgcgggggatccagccactccaatacagaggacttcccatgtggcactacaacggggaagatgacgcctcccgctgcggcaaGAAGGGTCCAGACACCCCTGCCGccctggccaaaatattggccgaactgttcaaaggggaggaagaggagttcctgcgcatcaagcacagagaaggatattctatgtatagtcctcctagctgggtaagccCCCAACTCCTTTGCTCTACGCATTTCATTCCCTGAGCTATATCCAATGAATATTAACCCGTCTATTTATAACAGCACTGGCGGAAGATTTCCAAGgggcttcacagccccgccctgcagcccgagggccacaatcgggaccttgaccccggatttgaagaagatccggatatatttgtggtgctcgAGAATGGGGTGTTTTACCAAACGAGCTacgatggcacagaagtggccatcatcgccgactatcccggtcttctccctgctTCACAAGTAAGAAATCAGGAGACACCTTGTCTAAAAGAGTTCTctcattctgcctcacccaccgcaccgtCCTGTGCTAAAAAAGGGAGGCGTTCGGCGCACCATGCCGCCCCAGGGGCATCTCCAAAGAGAGCGGCTCCCGCGCTGGGCAAGCCTTCTAATAGGAAGGCAAACGAACATACGACCAAAccttcatcgaagaggtatggaTTTGCAAATATTTTCTTCAGCAGTCACATCCAATTGTGACTTTTATGGTTGTCCTGTATCAGGAAAAGGGCATGCGTCCGTCCGGTCACACTTCCCACAGCCAGGATTAAGATCCTACCGTAAAGGTGGGGGCTGATACGGGGGTGACGCCGCCGGATTATCCTCCAGCCGAGGGTTCGGATAATGtatccgtcaccaactcggaagtggagagcgtcatgaatcatcggcgccggacAGCCGTTCTTCGTGACCCTGGCTTTTCAACAGAAGCCTTCAATGCCTTCaactcggctgatgcatacatccggaCTGCTCGAGACGGGCTTTCCAGAGCCACATGACAATATTTGAAAGACATGCAGGTAAGTTTAGCTTGTCCAAATgtgataattatataccagtagcccccgagacttgaagcagttggtacaaatgatttaaggatcgttgtatgaccaggttcttacggagaagaacgacctgctagcccaagagctagaAAAGTGTCAGACACAGCTAAATGCTATCACCGCCGAACTGGAAGGGTTCAAGAAGGCGCCCTCTGGTAatatttccctccatcgagaaatAGTAATTATGTACCAGTTATGCTAACACTGTTGCTTATCTCATGACAGGATCGTCAGATCAGCTGGAGGAGAAACTGAAAACCGCACTGGCGGGAGAAAAAGAGACCAAAAGACTACACGCCGCAGGCGAGCGAGTGCTGACCCGAGCCAGGGAGGAGCAAAACAAGCTCCAAGATTTGaacacccagctgggcgaagagctaaaagatgtgcgggcccagctggctgactccgtaaaggaaaATAAAAGGCTGCGAGGCGGCATTTTCAGTATGTGACCGAACTTACCTTATAGTAGTTCGGAGATGAAAGTATCTGACAGAGTTATGttttgtaggtatgctgacgggccgtcccgaagaggaggtaTCCGGATCGTAAAgcgatctgctgcaagggctgtcCCAAGTGCACGAACAAGCTCggcaggcaatgcggagtgttgccaaggctttatggccatccgcctcccctccaggaagtatggaggagcttgtagagctattcaagggagcgcgaCGGCGtgtccgattatggaagatatcggcctgctgggagggtgcgcgagaagcctgggccatggtgaaaacacggtataccaagtttgatccaaatcgcatggcccgggtcggacctctagggtcagacAGAAAAGAAGTTCTTGttagtttggtgtatgaccaagtagcaGTAGCTgccaagtattcccaacaggattgtaagttagacagcctgttggatggtatagaggaggaaatttatgagtccaagtgactatgtactttacttgacatatttgtccctagctggattgtaaaaacgattgtcatgacagaccttttcgcttcgacctctgggcCCGAAGGCGCatagtgtttccgaatacccgaGCGGCAAAATATGCCGGGgcacgcgtggaaaccaggcgtaggggtcatagttgcttgaacaaaCAAGGTGTATCcgactagctatgttatattacattgtgattgtaagaaacatcttccagagaaaatagttccgttaagggttcctttccctgggtgtgcatgcgttaatgtgcatgtccgaactgtgaaaAAATTGCAGTATGTGTAACTTCTGGGGGTTTACAATGGAGTGAATGCGAAAACgtctttaattcaccgaccgaatattcccataagaacgctagctttcggcttcacccagtctgaagtacacatccggatgacccggcagtaacaatcgcagaggtgctccctttatgccctagccgaactaacgggaacgtagggcataagcacaggagccaggcaacccagcttggccaaaacttaagtcatatcgatgcgtataatggcgaagaaaaggtacatatggaaaagaacgcatatgtgatgagcttgatgctcgaaaaataatAATAGCAACCTTATGTCCATgaagcccccaggtatagtgGACGTACATATTTAAAGATGTATACGTCATGGGTGCATGGTCTAACCGCACGAAAGCTTTAAGGCTGGAGTGAAAAAAacgaaaagagagagagaaaaaggaagaaaaatgaTGTAAACAACAGGGGAAAGGAGACGGACAAatagttcggcgctaggcatagaatcttcggagtctggccacgttccaggggttcggctccaGGCGGTTAtctgacgcatcacgcaggcggtacgctccttcggtgagaacttcgtcaatgatgaagggaccctcccacttgggcttgagtttgtcctttttcttctccggtaggcgtagaacgagttcgccaacattataagtcttggcccgcacttctctactttgatacctgcgagcctgctattgataaaatgcggaacgggtttttgcgacgtcgcgctcctcctccagggcacctaagctgtcctgccgatcaagctcggcctctctctctcttcgtacatgcgcactcgaggtgagtcatgaataatgtcgcagggtaatattgcttctgcgccgtacaccatgaagaaaggtgtatatccagtagtgcggttgggcgtggtccgcagcccccagagtacggagtcaagctcctcaacccagtgcttgtctgattttTTCAAAGACCgtactagtct contains:
- the LOC109757685 gene encoding ethylene-responsive transcription factor ERF109-like, yielding MPSRHLGSSGYRGVRERPSGAFYAEIRSGDVRLGLDTFETAHEAARTYDAAAWRLQRPRQQMNFQDVWTCEQAQALAPPPRLITDADRQEHRRRRRQRRLLIAKADERAMAE